One window of Verrucomicrobiota bacterium genomic DNA carries:
- a CDS encoding DNA repair exonuclease, translating into MKFVHAADIHLDSPLRGLERYEGAPVHDLRSATRKAFEKLVDLCLEEKTDFLLIAGDLYDGDWHDYNTGLFFSRQMSRLREAQIAVFLIRGNHDAESKITRQLRLPDNVHSFAAREAQTMRLEHLGVALHGRSFATQAMTENLSLSYPAPLEGLFNIGILHTSADGRPGHENYAPCSQNDLAAKGYSYWALGHIHRREVLSTGEPWIVFPGNLQGRHIRETGEKGCTLVSVNDNHETVIEHRVLDVVRWYECDLDVSGLNATDDLLARVQAALGRAVRNSGDRLLAVRLTLRGSCEAHRALATRPDEFIADVRALGNDLGQVWIERVDFNTRAPINLDAIAQQSDPLGQLVRFTRALTTDPARLRELAANFQDLRRKLPAELGERILSDEAAITGEMLGDVEQLLVLHLLAANEPP; encoded by the coding sequence GTGAAATTTGTCCACGCGGCCGACATCCATCTCGACAGCCCCCTTCGTGGACTTGAGCGCTACGAAGGTGCGCCGGTCCATGACCTGCGCAGCGCGACCCGCAAAGCGTTCGAGAAGCTGGTGGACTTGTGCCTGGAGGAAAAGACCGATTTCCTTTTGATCGCCGGTGACCTCTATGACGGGGATTGGCACGATTACAACACCGGCCTGTTTTTCAGCCGGCAGATGTCGCGGCTGCGGGAGGCGCAAATCGCCGTGTTCCTGATCCGCGGCAACCACGATGCCGAAAGCAAGATCACGCGCCAGCTTCGTCTGCCGGACAATGTGCACAGTTTCGCCGCTCGTGAAGCCCAAACGATGCGGTTGGAACACCTGGGGGTGGCGCTTCACGGCCGGAGTTTTGCCACCCAGGCCATGACGGAAAACCTCTCGCTCTCCTATCCGGCGCCGCTCGAGGGGCTATTCAATATCGGTATCCTCCACACCAGCGCCGATGGCCGGCCCGGACACGAAAACTACGCTCCGTGTTCGCAGAACGACCTTGCCGCCAAGGGGTACAGCTACTGGGCCCTCGGTCACATTCACCGGCGTGAAGTGCTCAGCACCGGTGAGCCCTGGATTGTGTTTCCGGGTAACCTCCAGGGTCGCCACATCCGTGAGACCGGTGAAAAGGGCTGCACGCTGGTAAGCGTCAACGACAACCATGAAACCGTCATCGAGCATCGGGTCCTCGACGTCGTGCGCTGGTACGAATGCGATCTCGACGTCAGCGGCCTGAATGCCACGGACGATTTGCTGGCCCGGGTGCAGGCGGCGCTGGGCCGTGCGGTTCGGAATTCCGGAGACCGTCTGCTCGCCGTCCGGTTGACCCTGCGCGGTTCCTGCGAGGCGCACCGCGCGTTGGCCACCAGACCGGACGAATTCATCGCCGACGTGCGTGCCCTGGGTAACGACCTCGGTCAGGTCTGGATCGAACGCGTCGACTTCAACACCCGCGCACCCATCAACCTTGACGCCATCGCGCAACAATCTGATCCCCTGGGCCAATTAGTCAGGTTTACCCGGGCGCTGACGACGGACCCGGCTCGCCTGAGGGAATTGGCGGCGAATTTTCAAGACCTCAGACGCAAGCTGCCGGCTGAACTGGGTGAACGGATTCTCTCAGATGAAGCTGCCATCACCGGCGAAATGC